The Helicobacter fennelliae nucleotide sequence GGATTTTTGCTCAAGCTGCAACTCCGCAAAATCCCCTCCTCTGCGAAGCCCTAAATACAGCTTTGATAAATCAAACAAGCTCAATTCCTTTGCGCCCAAAATCAAAGAAAGCCCATATCTTTTGTATTCCATATCTGCAAACCCAAGATTCTGTCGCAAAAAATAAAAAAACCGCTCTTGTCCATAATCATTAAGCAAATTCACAAAAGGCACATTGAGTGATTGACGCAAGGCATAAAGCGCACTTTGGTTATTTGAAAAGCGAAGAGATGAGTTTTGCGGATTAAAATTACCAAAAAAAGCATTCATATCAAGGAGTTTTGTCTGCGGAATGATAAGCCCCTCATCAAGACTCAACGCATACAAAAATGGCTTAAGCGTAGAGCCGACATTTCGTTTGGCTTGGATTCCATCAACTTGCCCATAATTTGCCAAATCATAAAAATCCTGCGAGCCGATATAAGCGATTATATTTTTATCCTCTGCGCCTATAAGCACAAAAGCAAGATTGCGGATTTGTTGGGGTTGGAGCGTTTGTGCGTAGTTTTTAGCAAGTGATTCAAACCGAATCTGAATGCTTTTGTCAATATGCGTATAAAACACTTTGCGATCAGGAAAGGTTTTGGCTAGAAACATCGTATAATGCGGAGCGATTGAGTTTTGACGATGCAAGCTTGGCAGTGGCTCTAGGATAGAGAGCTTATAAGTTAGCTCATCGATAAGAGAGGCATTTTTTGCGCGAAGCAAAAGATTATCGCGTTTGGCACGAAGCTTTTGTGGATTCTGCTGCAAGAGATTTGGCGCATTTGGAAGCACCGCCAAAAACGCAATTTGCGCTGGACTCAATCGCGCTAAAGGCTTATCAAAATACAACAACGAAGCAGTTTTTATCCCGATGATATTATTACCATAAGGCGCATTATCGACATAAAGCCTAAAAATATGCTCTTTTGGTAGATTCCACTCAAGTCGCACAGCCTGCAAGCTTTCTTGTATTTTTGTTGCAATATCTCGATTTGGATTATGCATTCCTAATTTGATAGCTTGCATACTTATCGTGCTTGCACCTTGTGGTTTGGATTGGCTTGCAAAATTCATAAGGTTAGATTTTGCCGCACGAGCAATGCTTAACATATCCACGCCAAAATGCGACAAAAAACGTTTGTCTTCATATAACAGCACGAAATCTTGAAGCATTTTTGGAATATGCTCTTTTTGCGCATCAATGCTGATTTTGAAATTTTCATTTTGATTGACAAAAAGCGATAAAAGCTCGCCATTTTTATCAAAACTCACCAAAGATTCTGGCTCGAAGTAAAGTGGCTTAAGGCTTGTATAAAAAAACAAAAAAACACCCAAAACAACGCATACAACAACACACACAATAATATTTGCAATGCTTTTATATGAAATGACTTTATACAATCTAGCTTTATTAGATTTGGCAAATTTAGCGATTTTTAACTTAGATTTTAACTTTGTTTTGAAATTGATTTTTGAATGATTTTTCATTTGGTTTTTGCGCGCTCCATTTTTTTATAATGATGTTTTTATTTTGCATATCTTAAAAATCAAAAAGTGATTATAACCCAAATCCTCTCATCATTTCATCATTGCTTTTTTGTCATCATTGGCTTTTTTGTCTCACTACTCATTCTAGTCGCACACAAACCACAAAACAAGAATCTAAATTTAAAATTTATGCTACAATACACGCTTTATTCGGCTTGATATTTGATGAAGCTTAAGGGGGAAAAAGCAATGATGAGACAATATAAGAATCTAACATTCAAATCTCTTATAAAATCTAAAATTTTTCTCCTCTTTGTGCTTGTAGCACTTGGAATCTTTGTAGGCGCAATCGCGATAAATAGCACAAAGCAAAAATTTGACATTACACTTTCACTGCCGACTTTCAAAGACAAAGGCACACACATCGAAATCTCACTCACCCTATCAGCAAATCAAAACATCGATATAACCCAAATCCAACATATAACACTCATCAACAACAAGCCCCTAAGCGCGTATCAAGCAAAATTAAACAAACTTAGCCCTTTAGCCTCAATCTCACGCTCAATGCGCCAAAAAGCGAAAAAACACTTCAGTTTCTCTTTCAGCTAAGCTTACTAAATCAAAGCAACAAAAACATCACCCGCACAATAGAGCTAGATTCTGCAAATAAAGTGCTTGGCGTGCAAACTTACAGCAAATCAAAAACCATAGAAATCTACCTTAGCCAAGATCCAAAAAGCCAAAACATCACACAAGATACAATCCAAAATCTCATCACAATAGCCACAAATTCTGACTCAATCATTGCCACACAAGCTATCCTTGATGGAAGCAAGGTTACACTCACTGGCAATTTTATCCCTGGACATGACTACAAAATCACACTTGATGCGCCTTATAATACTTCGATAAATGCGCGTTTCAAAGATCTCAATCCCCATATCGCATTTGCAAGCAATGGTATCATTATGCCAAGCAAAAATAACCTCAAAATCGGCGTCCTAAGCGTAAATATCAAATCCTCAAAGCTCCAAATCCACAAAATCTATCCAAACAACATCACAGAGCTTTTGCATAATTATTACTCATTTGCTGAAAATTCAAAAAATATATCAGATTCTACGCTTGGAAAGACAGCAGATACAATTACAACCCAAACAATCACTTTTGATACAAACACTCAAGATGAAACCCAAACAATCCTTGATCTCACAAAGCTTCTCAAAAATAAAGAAAATGGCGTATATGTGCTTACTCTCTCCACATCTAGAGATAATGTATCAGGCACGATTAAAGCATGCCAAAATGATGATGAAGAAGACGAAGATGATGAGGGCGAATGGATTTCTTATAGTTGCGAACAATACATAGAATCTAACCTCAACTCCCAAAAGCTTATCGTCTTATCAGACATCGGGCTTAGTGTGCGACAAGATAAGGCGACAACTTATGTCAATACTTTTAATGTGCAGACAAATAAACCCCTACAAGGCGCAACAATCAAGCTCATCTCAACAAACAATCAAGTTATAGATTCTGCCTTGAGTGATATAAATGGGCTTGTAAAGCTTAACCACAAATCATCACAGCCACTCTACATCATCGCGCAATACGGAAATGATATAAATTATCTTGATTTTAAAACCCCTCAAGGATTTTTTGATGGGCTTGATACAACGGGCGTAACCCTCACAAACAACACAAACACCTTCCTCTATACAGACAGAGGTATCATAAATCCGGGCGAAGATATTCATATCAATACCATTATCCGCAACCAGAATCTAAGCAAAGCCCCAATCAAACTCTCTATCATCAATCCACGAGGCGATAAAATCATCAAAGACAAAACCATAAACCCCATTGGATTTGGGCTATATAGCTATAAATTTGAAACTGATACAAACTTTGCGACAGGCTCTTATCAAGCCATAGTCAATATTGGCGGGGTTTTGTATCGGCAGAATTTTCAAGTTGAAAACATTATCCCAAATAAAATCAAAGTCAATATAGATTCTGCGCCATATATCCAACAACAAGACAAACAGCTTGATTTTACGCTTAATTCAATATATCTTAGCGGTGTAAAAGCGGATTCTCTCAAATATGTCGCCACAATTACTGCTAGAGCACTCTCCTTTAGCTCAAAAATATATAAAGATTTTTCTTTCAATAACGCAAGCAGAAATGATTATGGATTCTCAAAGCAATTTAGTGGCAATCTTGATAAAGAAGGCAATGCACACCTTAGCCTTAATCTTGATGAGCTTGATTCTCAAAATCTCAATCTCTCAATCAATGCCAAAGTGTTTGAAAACACAGGACACCCTGTGATAAATCAAACCAATGTGAAGTTTTATGCAGCCCCAAATGTCATAGGCGTGAAAGTTCCATCGCGCTATATTGATATGCAAAAACCATTCACACTTCCTGTGATCCTACTCAATAGCCTAGAAGACAAGCCAATCGCTAACACAAAGCTTCACTACAAAATCTACAAAAACGATCGGTATTGGTGGTGGGATTATGATGTGATGATGGAAAATTTTAATGCCAAAATCAAATCTGACATTAGCACAACCTTAATCAAAGAAGGCGAGATCACATCAGCCTTGCAGCCAGTAGAGATCAAAGAAGATTTAAGTGCGTTAGTGCAGGATTATGATTCTGTGTTTGTTGAGATTTCAGATGGAGTGCAAAGCCCAAGGATTATTTGGCTTGTGGCGGATTTTTATGGTGAAGCAAGCCTCAAAGCAAGCAATCCCTCACGACTTGCCCTCACGCTTGATAAACCAAAATACAATGTCGGCGAAAACGCTCTTTTGCAATTCCAATCTAAACATCAAGGTAAAGCCCTCATCACACTAAGCTATGGCGACAAAATCCTAAAAACCGACCTCATAGACGCGAGCAAAACAACCACTTATCAAATACCAATCCTTCCTAGCTATGCGCCAAATATACACGCAAGCGTTACACTTCTCTCACTTGATCCAAGCACAGCCACTTCAAAGCGAAGCTTTGGGCTTATCTCCATTCCGATTGTGGATTCTGCCCTTGATCTCAAACCAGAGATACAAGTCCAAGAGCAAGTCAAGCCAAATTCTATGCTCCATATCAAAATCTCAAATCCCAAAAAGCAAAAAATGGCTTACACGCTTGCTATTGTCGATAATGGAATCTTAGATATTATCAATTTCAAAACCCCTGATCCGCTTGCAGGACTCTATAAAAAGCTTGCTTTTGGAATCTCTATTGTTGATATTATAGTAATTTCATCTCTGAAGTGTTAGGTATCGTGCATCAATCCGTGCTTATCGGCGGAAGCGAGGGTGAGTCCTACCAATCAAGCCAAGCTTTAGGCAAAAAGCGCAAAGAGAATCTAAGCTATTTTGTGAGCGGGGTAAGTGGCGAGCAAGGCGAGGAAGTGATTTCTTATCAGTTGCCAAATTATGTAGGTTCAGTGCGTGTAATGCTTGTAGTCGCAAATGATACAAGTGTCGGAAGCGCAGAATCTAATGTAATCATTTCTGATAAAGCAAACCTCTATTCAAACCTTGCAAGCGAGCTAAAAATTGATGATAAAGTGATTATGCCTCTTGAAGTTGTCGCGCAAGAGGGCGTTACACTCCAAAAAGTAAATTTTAAATTTGATGGTGATTTGGCGATAAAGACACTTGATTCTACTTACAATCAAAACCGCACACAAATGATGCAATTCCTCGAAGTCAAGCCAAAACAACTTGGTGAGAGCAAACTCACAATCACAATGAATGCCAAAACCTCGCAAGGCGAAGTGAGCCAAACCCAAACCTACACGCTCAATATCACCTCGCCAAATACCAGCATCACCGATGAGGAGCTCTTTGAGCTTACCAAACACGATAAGCGCACCCTCCAAGCAAAGCAAGCCTACATTCCGGGCTCTCAAATCCAATCTCTCAATGTCTCGCCAACCCCCCTCCTACCCAAATACCAAGACAAAGTGCAGTATCTGCTTGGATATATGTATGGCTGTATCGAGCAAAGCTCAAGCGCGACTATGCCTTTGATTTTGGGATTTGAGGGCGTAAAGCTAGAATCTAGCGAGCAAATCAGACAAAAAGCACAAAAAAGCATTAATAGAATCCTAAATTTCCAAAAAAGCAATGGTGGGTTTGGGTATTGGATAGATTCTAAGATGTCTCATGACTTTGGAAGCGAGTATGCGACGTTGTTTTTACTCACTGCGAAGCAAAAGGGATTTGAGATTCCAGACTATGCGCTCAAATCATGGGAGAAATACGCGCTCAATCGCACAAATAATGCAAATCTAAAATCTGAATTCAAAACCAATGCGCTTTTTTTGCTCGCACTCAATGGCACGCCAAATATCGCTGTGATGAATGAAATCTACCGCAAAAATTTCAAAGAGCTTCCCTTGCGCCAAAAGCTAGCACTAGGCGCAGCATACAAGCTTAGCGGGCTAGATTCTATCGCCAAAGAGATCCGCGCTAAAGTCGCTGATGAGCTTACACATACAAACCAAAATACATATGCAGATATTGGCGGAGATTATTATTACTATGGAAGTAGCATTACTCACAAAGCGATGAGTGCGTATTTTTTAAATATCATCGATGAAAAGCCGGATTTGGCACTTATCAAAGAGCTTTCACAAACGATGAGCGAAAAGCGATGGATGGGCACTCAAGATATAGCGACTACACTTCTTGCCCTAAGTAGCCTCAAAGAATCAAGCAAAGAAGTCCGCTTTAGCCTCAATGACAAGGATTACACGATTTCTAAGCCTACGCGCTTTATGCTTGCGGATTCTAATAAAACAAAAAACATCATTACCGCCAAAGACAACACAATCTATGTCTCATTTATGACGCAAGGTATCCCTGAAAGCGATCCATTAAGCCTCAAAGAAATCACAAACAATCTCCAGATAAAAAGGCGATTTTTTGAAATCAATGCAAATGGTAAAGAAATGCCTATAAATCCAGAGAATCTACCGCTTTCAAAGACATTTTATGTAGAAATCACCCTCCAAAATACAAGCTCTAATCCGATTAAAAATATCGCCCTTACGCAAATCATTCCAACAGGCTGGGAAATCGAAAATACCAGAATCAAACAAAGCAATAATGATGAAAATGATGAAGATGAAGAGGGCACAAACAATTCCACAATAGCCAATGATCCAGCCCTAAGCTATATGGATATAAAGCGCGATCGTGTGATATTTTTCTTTGATGATTGGATAGAGCCTCTCCGAAATGGCGATAGCTCAAGCACACGCAAAGTTTATATTAAATTTAATACCACACTCAAAGGCGAATACATCTTAAGCGGTGCGTATGCAGAAGCGATGTATAACCATAACTTTGAAGCACGCACAAAAGCGATAAAAGTCAAAGTAAAAGACTAAGATTAAAGGCTTTTTGCCATAGAATCTAGATTCTGGTTTGATTCTCTTTCTATTGCCACGCTCGTTACACTTGCTCGCAATGACAAGAAATTTACTTAAAAAAGCTCGCTGTGAGAGCCAACTTGGGCTAAATATAGCTCCAAAACATCATCGATAATCCTATACACAAGAAGCAAATCAGGCTTTATATGGCATTCTTTGAAGTCTTTGTATTTGCCTTTGAGCTTGTGGTCTTTGTATTTTGGCTCGAGTTTCTCACCATTTGCAAGCTTGGTAACCGCCTCATCGATTAGGGCTAAATCATCTTTTTTGATTTTCTTGCGTTGGTTTTTGTATGAGTTTGAAACTCTGATTTGGTATTTACTCATCGATTTTTGCTTTATATTCGTTTATGTCTTTATAAAGATGAGTTTTGCCTTGCTTGTATTCTTTTATGGCTTTGTCAAGAGCATTGACAAGTTTTGGCTTTGGTTTTTCTTTTTTGGTTGTGAGTTTTGCTTGCGCGCCTTTGGCAAGCCCCTTAAAAGCTGGCAGAAACTCTTCTTTGACATTTTCTATCACGATAGTCATCTTTACTCCTTATCTTTTTAGATTCTGGCATTATACACTATTTGGATTCTATGAGTTTAATCTCAGAATCTGTTAAATTATAGAGTTTATAAACTAAAGAGTCGATTTTAGATTCTAGCTCTGCGGTGGAATCTGCTATTTTGTCATTGCGAGCCGATTTATCGGCGTGGCAATCTATTTTGTCGGTGTTGTCATTGCGAGAATCTGCGCGCACCACTTCGTCATTCTGAGTTTTCGTAGAAAACGAAGAATCCACTTGACTTGATTGTCTTTTTCTAGATTCTTCGGGCAAGCCCTCAGAATGACGAGGGTTAGATTCTGGATTTTGCTTCGGGCTAGCCTTGCAACTCATTTTGCTTTGCACAAAACAGCTTACGCTTGAGACGCCACGCTCGTTACACTTGCTCGCAATGACAAGAAATTTACTTAAAAAGCTCGCTGTGAGAGCCGATATTGATAGCTTTTAGGATAAGAAGTTGTTTGTGTTTTTGATAGATAAGTAGCAAATCAGGCTTTATCTAGCATTCTCTAAAGTCTTAAACTCGCCTTTGAGCTTGTGGTCTTTATGCTTTGGCTCTAGAGTTTCGTCTCTAGCGAGTTTATCAAGGATATTTTCAACGAGTTCTAAGTCGTTTTTGTCGATATTTTTTATATTTTATTGTATTGTTTTGAGTAGATAATCTCATATCTCATCTTTGAAAATGTCCTTATGCATTCTTTTGCCCTCTCATAAGCTTTGATTTTGCCTGCTTTGTAGGCTTTTTCTAGCTGCTCGCTTTCATTTTTCCACTCTTGTGCTATTTCAGACATGGTTTTTTTGTCCTCATTTTTGCTTTCATTGTTTTGCTTAAACCCCTCAAAGCTGGCAGAAACTCTTCTTTGACATTTTCTATCACGATAGTCATCTTTGCTCCTTTGATGAGATTCTAACTTTATTTGCAACGATGGTTTGAGGTTTTGATTTGACAAGCTTATTAAATTCACCCTATTTATTTTTAGCTAAGCTTTTACCTATAAACCAAGTGCAAAACGCCAATGCTACAAGGCTAAATCCAACCAAAATAATTCCATATATCATTCTAACTCCTCTAAGATTTTGATTTGCTCTTTGTGCTTAAGCATTACAAATACAAAAGCACAAATTAAGAAAATGAGTATAACCACACCTATACACATTTTAAGAAATGTGATACTTTCTAAATTTGCGACTGCGTAGCCTAGCACACCAAAGATTGAAGTAAGAAATAACACACCAAAAACCCTTAATGTGTTGAATTCTCTTTTTACTATCCTTTTTACTCATAGCCTGGGATTATAGCACAAAATATCTATAGCATTTTTTTAATCAAGCCTAAAATTTATATTTATTATTTTTGAATTTGTGGATTCTTCGGGCAAGCCCTCGCAATGATAAGTTGGAATGTCATTGCGAGCGGCTTTGTCCGCGTGGCAATCCACTTTGTCGGTGTTGTCGTCATTGCGAAGCCCTTTAGGGCTGTGGCAATCCACTTGTTTTTTTCTGGATTGCTTCGCAACGCTTTCAATGACGGCTTAGGATTCTATTATTTTAATCTCAGATTCTGTTAAATCGTAGAGTTTATAGACTAAAGAGTCGATTTTAGATTCTAGCTCTGCGGTGGAATCTGCTATTTTGTCATTGCGAGAATCTGCGCTAGTAGATTCGTGGCAATCCATTATTTGAGTTTTAGATTCTGGATTGCCGCGCTCACTGCGTTTGCTCGCAATGACGGGTTGGGCTTAGATTCTCTATTGCAACGCTAACGCTTACAATGACTAAATCGTGATTTTTGAAGCTTTCAAAGAGAGATTGGCACACCACATAGCGCACAATTTCTCTCGGAGTGTAGTAGCTTCCTGTGGCTTTGCGCGCGCTTTCTTTTGTTTCTGGGTTAAACTCTGCTAGGAGGTTTTCAAAGATTTGTCCTAAAAGCTCGGGATCAAGTCCTACTTCTTGATCACTTGGGCTTTGCTCATCTATGGTGAAATGATAAATTTTGAGTATTTCAAAGAGGGTTTCAAATACTTCATTTGGCACAAGATTAAGCTCTTTTAAAAATCTTATAAAAAGCACTCTGCCTATGAGTTTGAGGGCGAAGTCTTTTTTCTGCTCATCTTTAGATTCTGTGATGATTTTTGAAGTGGGGATTTGAGTGGTTATCTTATCAAAGGCTTTTTTTATCTCGTTATAAAACTCTTTGTTGATAGGCTCTATCTCGAAAGCTTTGGTGATTTGCTCTTTTGTGTTGGCATTTAGAAGCCATGAAAGCTGTTTTTTGGCTGTGAGGATTGGGATATTTTGCCCTAAGATAAAGCTTTGTCGTTTGAAGTTGGAGAAGTATTTTTTTGTCTTGCTGTCATAACCTGTGGTGATGAGAGAAAAGCGGAATTTTTGTGGGGCAGATTCTTCATAAAATACTGCTAGGATAAGATCAAGGCTTGTATTGCTTGCAAATCTTTTTAGCTCATTATGCACGCTTATCTTGGCGTTGATAGACGCACAGGAAAAGACATAAAATCCTAGCTCAAAGCCATTCTAAACTTAATGGCTTAAAAACTTCGATGTAGGATTTGAGGTGCTTGTAAGATGTATCAAGCTTGTGTGCTTTGGAATCTTGCAGGTCAAGATGAACTTGGGTAAAAGTGCTTAAGACAAAGTCTTGTAATCTCTCAAAATCATAGCCTTGGGAGATGAAGTTATCTAGATTTTGTTTGAAGTCGCTCATAATGTGTCCTTAGTTTTAAAGTTTGGTTTTGGTAACTATTTGTCATTGCAAAAGCTTACGCGCACTGCTTCGTCATTCTTAAGTTTTTGTAGAAAACGAAGAGTTATACCTTGTTTTTGCTGGATTCATGGTTATTCTCCTTGTTGGGATTAAGTATAGGTGAGTATAGGCTGGTAAAAAGTTATGATAAATTTGCATTTATAGCACATTTTGGCTTAAAAGCTCCAAGCCTCATTAGGTTTCATTAAGCTTCATAATGATATGAGATTGCACTTTACAAATGAGTTTAGATTTTGGTTTGTTTGATTTGTTTATTGAATCTTATTTGATTTTATTGATTCCGATTGATTCCCATTGCAAGTGCGGTGATTATGGCGGTTTGAGATTTGAGGATAAATGGTATAGGTAGCGTGTAGGCAGTCTGAATGAGTGTGCGCTCTTCTTTGCTAAACCCACCCTCAGGTCCAATGACAAGCACAGAATCAAGACTTGATACACTCTCAAATGCTTCACCCTCAAAGTCAAGTCGCGCTATGTTTGGATAAAGATGAAGCACTTCGCTAAGATTTGAGAGAATCTCGATTTCTAGCACATTGCTTCTGCCACATTGTTGTGATGAGGCGATGAGGATTTTTTCGCACCGCTGGATATTTGGATTCTGATTGTGCTGACTTAGCGCAGCATAAAATAAACTTAGCTTTCCGAGTCCGAGCTCATTAAGAAATGGAAGTGTTTTTTCGATTGTTTTGACATCAGTAATCGCCCATATAATGTGGCTAAATGACAATGGCTTTTTGGGCAAAAAGATAGAATCTTGCAAGCTCAAAGTCGCACTTTTGCGCCCAATAGAGATGAGATGATAGGTATAGAGCATATCATCTTTGAGATTGCGGAGTTTTAGGGGCTTAGTCTTATCTGTCCTGCGTGAATGATAGATATGGCTAAATGCCTCGCCTTCAAGCGTGATTTCTTGATTTTTGGCGTCTTTGTGGAAGAGGAATTGCATTTAGATAATCCTAAATGTAAATAAAATCGCACCAACCAAATCACAAATATATAAAATCTTGCAAAATCGTATGTATGAGCGCATAAGATTCTCGCTTGTTTTGGCGAGTTTGAGTCTTTTTAGCCTTAGGATCTCACCTGCAAATACAAACACCACATATACAATCATCGCCACCACTTGCCAGCTCATAGCCCACTGCATACTTGCAAGGATAAACAGCCCACTAAAGCTACCCACAGCCACCAAAAGAAAAATAATAGGCATTACAAACCATATTTTTACAATCACTTTTTGGTAGGTTTTGTATGTAAAAAGCGTGTAGATATTGATAAGAAATGGTATCGGGAAAAACGCCATAAAAAAGCTATGAAAAAAAACCATATCATTAAAAGCTTTTATCGTCATATCAAAATCTTGTGGCATAGATTCTCCTTTGGTTTGTTGGCTTGCTTACTGCTTGCTCTTGGCTTTGGAAGCGAAATTATAGCATTAATTCAATGATTCGACTAAAAATATTAATCTTAGCGTATTATTATTATGCGTTATATTTAAAGAACAACTAAAGGGTGTGAGTGCAGAAAATTGGAGTATTATTACTCAATATGGGTGGTCCGACTGATATTTATGGGGTGGAGAATTTTTTAAAAAATATCTTTAATGATCCTGTGATACTGCCTATCAAAAACCCACTGATACGAAAAATAGTCAGCTCGGCGATCGTATCAAAGCGGCTTGAATATGTCAAAAACATTTACCGCGCTATCGGCGGAGGCTCGCCTATCATCAAACATACCTTTAGCCTCACCCAAAAGCTTAACACTCTAGATTCTCAACGCACATATTCATATTCGATGCGCTATTCACCGCCATTTGCCAAAGATGCTTTGCAAGAATTTAAAGACAATAACATTAACGACATTGTGCTATTTAGCATGTATCCGCAGTCTTCTTTCACGACGATCCACTCCTCGCTTAATGAAGTGCATCAGAATCTAAAAGAGCTAGAATACAAGCCACGCGTTCGGGTGATTGAGCATTATTACGATCATGAGCCATTTTATCATTTGATTACAGATGAGATTGAGCGCGTGCTTAATGGCGAGGATGCACGGGATTTTATCCTCATACTCTCAGCGCATGGACTGCCTAAAAATGTCGTTGATAAAGGTGATACTTACCCGCAACAATGCCAAAGGGGGCTAGAAATCATCTCTGAGATTTGCAAGCAAAGAGGAATGGCATTTGATGAGATAAAACTCTCATATCAGTCCAAAGTCGGTCCTATGAAATGGATAAAGCCCGCGACAAGCGATGTGATTGCAGAATCTAAACACAAAAAAATCATCATTTATCCTATCGCTTTTAGCGTGGATAATTCCGAGACGGATTATGAGCTTCGCATAGAATACGCGAAATTAGCAAAATCTTTGAATGTGAAAGATTATCGGGTGTGCTTGTGTATGAATGATTCTGAAGCATTTGCGCAGATGATTATTGATCTCATCGCCCAAAAATGCCCCTAACTTCAATAATGCACTAAACAATAAACTAAGGAGTATGTATGCAAATTATGCAAATATGGTATAAAAACTTTGTAGTAGGTATTTTGCTTGTAATGATTATACTAGCTAGTGGGTGCAAAGATGAAAAAATCTCTCAAGATTCTATTAGCACCTCTGAAGCCACACTAAATACGCAAGCAAATGATTTAGACAAAAAAAGCTACGCAGGGCTTGAAGATGTGTTTCAAGATACAAGCACACTAGAATCTAAAAACAAATATATGATGTTTGTGTTTGGTGCAAATGGCTGTCAATACTGCGAGCGACTCAAAGAAGATATAAAAAACAATCAAGAGCTCAAAGACTACATAAAAGATCATTTTAGCGCGTATTATATCAATCTTAGCTACTCCAAACTCCACACATTCAAAATCCCAATCCAAAAAAAAGAATACGAGCTTACCACAAGGCAGCTTGCTGAAATTTATAATATCCTTCCTACACCTACGATTGTATTTTCAAACGCCGATGGCAAAACGATTCTAAGCTATCCTAGCTACCTTCCTCCACAGCAGTTTTTCGCGCTTTTGCGATTTATTAGCGAGGGTGAGTGGCAAAAAGCTCAAGGTGATGAAGCCAAGCTCAAATCATTACTTCAAAAATATCTCACACCACAATCATAAGGACAATGTATGCAAACTTCTACATTTTGGCGGTATTTTAAATTTTTGTATTCGTTTTGGGTGATTTTACCTGTTGTGTTTTTTTATGCGTTTGCTTGTGGCATAGCGACTTTTATCGAGAATGACTATGGAAGCGTGGCTGCAAGGGCTATGATTTATAATGCGTGGTGGTTTGATATTTTGCATATGTATTTGGCGTTGGCACTACTTGCTAGCTTTATCAAATCAAACGCATGGCAGCGCAAAAAATACGCTTCTTTGGTGCTTCATTTTTCGTTTGTTGTGATTATCATTGGCGCAGGCATTACGCGATTTTTTGGCAATGAAGGAAATATGAGTATTCCTGAAGGGCAGAGTGTAAATTATTATTACACAAGCGAGAATTATCTCAATATCACAGGGCTTAATGAGCAATGGCAGAAAGATTATGCCTCCATAAAAGCCGACATCACAACCTATGGCACACTTTTTAGTAAGCCCAAACTCAAAGCCAAAACTACGCTTTTTGACAA carries:
- a CDS encoding SoxW family protein gives rise to the protein MQIMQIWYKNFVVGILLVMIILASGCKDEKISQDSISTSEATLNTQANDLDKKSYAGLEDVFQDTSTLESKNKYMMFVFGANGCQYCERLKEDIKNNQELKDYIKDHFSAYYINLSYSKLHTFKIPIQKKEYELTTRQLAEIYNILPTPTIVFSNADGKTILSYPSYLPPQQFFALLRFISEGEWQKAQGDEAKLKSLLQKYLTPQS